The DNA sequence tttaattaattatattcgaatttattggtatttaaattatgaatttttgttcgagagattgtttgtatgatttgatgattgtatgttgtagagcttgttttcctgatcattttggtatattatactcttgatttggagttcaataacatgtttaattttgggtttgattctcggaatttagaaattagggtttatattactttgaatgttttcaattcgatttggggaaATCTTTGTTAGGGGTTTTCAGTCGATCTTGATGGGTTCTTTGTGTTCCTTATCAAATTTGCAATCGAATCATGTATTTTGATATCGCAAACGATTCCTGATAAGTACGGAGTTGTCTTTTAAAGTTTTCGCCGGAGTTTATGTCGATTTTGGCCGGAGGTTGTGTTCCAGAcatggtttgtgatgattgttaCTTGATTAGTGTTTCTGGGAAGGCTGTAAATGAATTCCAAGCAAAAACCAGACCAGAACGTATCGATTTGAGCATTAATCGGGGTCGCCGGAGCTTCCTGACCTCGCCGGATTCTGCAAAATTTTCGGCGGGTCTGGGTTGTTCTTGGCAATCTGATTGTTGACCcgttttgtttatatttttgacccgattttgatCTAAAAAGTTCCTAAATCAGAAATGTTTGGCAGATTTGCAAATTAGTTGGAAGTTTCTAAAACTTCCAGGAactggatttctgttttaaaatcttttaaaaactggatttcttttataaaatcatttccagaattgatttttattctcaaaaaattccgaaaatcatttattataattctaaaatttatttttaatttaaaaataaatctaaattatttaattaattaattttaattaatatttaattgattaattgatcaattaatttagatattaattgattaattagtttgattatttattatttgattttaattgattatttaattggatttaattatttataaatgatttaaaaatttcgaaaattagtttcgagttttcaaatattattttaaattattttcaagactcgataattattataaaattgttttgaagccagaattggccagccgaatCTTGTTTATTTTTCCGAaactgatccaacgacccgttttaattccgaaaaatgttttaaaaatcattttaaatacccgaaaacctgtttatgacccgagacttctttataaatgatatatcattaattatgtgacgtgatatgtgttatatgtgacttgttggttgactgtcggtctatatgttcggtgattacttgtttaaagcgtaactttcaatccgttaatgggatttgggtaaaacgaagggtagatagaagtgtatggtgaatagaatcatatgagttaaatattaatagatacttatgatgcctagcagagtaagaaAGGTATaggaaagagaagcaggtgattaGAAAATAGAActgacatgtagaaaatacagcaagtgatcagaggataaaagcgaggcataggagaagcagacgagtgattgttgaatggagtcattagacaagtacaagtgaagttgaaatcgattttgataaggcaagtacttctaaaccttttttgagatataatgcaaatatttctaaactttctcgtaacatattgttaagtgttcaaaatagctttgttttatgttgaaagtactttgaatcctacagccttgaacttgagccacatcatttgatctttgagccgtaagccttattctttgtgaaccatttcttgttgatttaccagatactaaaccacacaaacacgatgccgctccacaaatatatatccatcatatccCAAACACTGGAACGGAATTatttacacatacagaaacttttatgctcaaccataccttgtgacatcaaagtactaaaaccttgtaaaaacattatttatctaatacgcgattatcctacaggctggaggccacttcttttatatactttgacatacccttttggtacccatgaattttcaccatgctcttatacaaatgttttattgttattgattatgatccggttttatgaattatattgtttatcatattgaactgctttagaattggacaattttctttatatggaccagattcgtggtcagaccatatcgatggtctagttaggccaatgtgtgccttggatccagtagttagagcagtactgtatgctttgctcggggttagtgtgtgactgatcagcagcctaatcttggttttaaaaacttaaaatgaatatccaattctattagttgtttaacaagaaacttgatttctttgaatcatctcgtttgatcattatttaacctcagttattgataatatgacttgctgagctagttagctcactcttgcgaatctttttatatattttacagttaagaaggatatggatgatagtgaagtttttcagtccaaagtgcgagctaggattccagattatgttggatcgagctagcaggagcttatcaTAGTattgagatagtaagattgtaggAGTAATctcattatcaattgtaagttaaattagttgggatttggtacgttgtaataaaagttaaggttgtggcttgttttcatactttaacctgttgcgatccgtggttatgtaaagcagggtcattgcaaataatatttcatatacaggtttatatattgtatatgtgttgtggaccccaaacttctgacccggatttaGAAGGCGCCACAAAATGCATCAAAAAATTACCTGTGTTCTTATCCTATGAGAGAAGATGGTGAGACTAAGTTATAACACGGGGAATACCTGCACGCTTTTTTAACATTCTAACATTAATATGGCATAGAGAAAAGACTTTGCTACGATTCACCAGAGTCGGAACAGTTTTACCAAATAATAACACCCGATGAATCATAGTCTCAGACACATTGACAAGAATTTGCTCGTCAAAAAGACGCCTCCAACTAGGAATGCATGACTGCATATTGCAAAGATAGAGTGCAAGTGTCGGTCTAACAAGCGGACAGGAATATACTGGAAAAATTGACAAATATAGACAATTTTtcattaaataaaacaaaaatagcCGGTTAAGTAAAATTGGCCAATTTTGGCCCCTTCAATCTGCCGTTACAGATTGCGTAACTGGAAGACCCGGCCCATTATTCACACTTTAATATAGTAGCCCATTGTTTACAATTCATTACTTTACTTTTGGGGTATTCACCATCGTTTATCAGCTCAAGCAATTTGCTCGAGATAGTATCTTCATCTTTATGCACATACGAGcagattcatttttaagttttCTTAACTAAAGCTTATTTTCTTATTGTTAGATGCTTATATTTAGTTGCAATTGTTTATATATATGAGGCCCCTTTTCCAATTGACATAAATgttgtcatatatatatatcagtttatCTACATGGATGAATTTTATCTATGTTTTGTGTACATAATTTTGTATTATTCATTTTATCTATGTTTCGTGTTTTTTGTTTTATTTCACTAGAGTATGGCTGATTCTTATGCTTCTGAAATCGAAGATTTATTAGATCCGGGACCAAAAGACCCTTCGGTTTTATATTTACAAGCAGAATATAGGTCTACTAATATATGGAAAGCAGGTGGCGGTATAGCCAGAGGTCGCGTGTTCGCAATAAATTTACTTCAATACACCCAAGGATGGTTCCACATCTGATAGATATGCATTTTGATGGAGTTGCAAGACTTTCTGGCATACACATTGACTGGAGTTTAGTTACTGCGCTTGTAGAAAGGTGGAGACCCGAAACACACACATTTCATTTTCCTGTAGGAGAGTGCACAATTACACTACAAGACGTGAGTATTCTTCTTGGTTTACGTGTTGATGGAAATATAATGACCGGTTCAACAGAGTTTAAAGGTGGTTGGGCTAAGATCATCCATGATATGTTTGGGGAAGCACCCAAAGAAAATAGTAACGATTTAGTTGGTGGCAGGTTAAAGTTATCTTGGTTGAGTAAGAAGTTTGATGCTCTTGCAGATGATGCAGATAATGATGAGGTCATTCGCCATACATATGCATTTATGTTACAGCTTATCGGTGGTGTACTGTTTACTGATCATCAAGGCTCGCAAGTACATTGTATGTTTATTCCGGTTATTCAGAATTTGGAACGCAGCTCAAAATTATCTTGGGGTAGTGCTGTGCTTGCATTTCTATACAGAGAATTATTTAAGGCCTGTAAGATAGGCGTAGAAGAGATTGCGGGTTGTGTTTTGTTATTGCAATTATGGGCATGGACGAGGCTACCTACCTTGGCTCCAATTCCTCGTGCTCCATGTTCGGATAATCAAGACATATGGGCTGATGTTATAGGGCCATTTGGTCTGAGGTATTTAAACACATTTTTATCGTGTAACAACTACTTTTGTACATTCACTCGTAACTAATTTAAAATGTTAATTTGTTTTATAGGTGGTGTGCTCCCAAGTCTTTTAGTGATGTAAGTTCACATGTGGTGTCCGTGAACCGACTTTCTTAAGATGTTCTTACGCCAAATCACTTTATATGGCTGCCCTATGACGACATACTTGAAAAATTACCAGAGCACTGCAAACAAGATCAGGCTCTTTGGTGTTATAAGGGCCCGCTGATTTGGTTCTATATTGTGGAATCACACCAACCTGATAGATGTGTGCGCCAGTTTGGAATGATTCAGGATGTACCACCGGCTCCTGATATTATTCTGCAGACCTGCATAACATCAATTTGAAAGGGAAGACAGATGTTAATTGGCGGGACAAGCATCGTGAACACATCAGTTATTGGGACAAGCGAAAGGAACACGTGTATATCCTTGACAATGTTGGTTTTGGGGTGACTAATGAATACGCTGTTTGGTATGCATCTATTACCCGTCCCTACCGTACACGCATTGCTGCTACACAATCACAAATGGTAAGGTTAATTAAGTATTCTGTATGTAATGATTCTTCGTGatctttttcctttttttaacAACCGCCTTTTTTATGTAGTTTAATATACTCGACCGTATATCTTTGATTGCAAAGGGTGATCTAACGGAAGATCTTAGTACTATTGATGCTCTTGCTACTCAAGGTAGACAATTATTAGAATATCAATACAGTCACGGTCTTAATCAGGACTTTCGTTGTGGTAACCGACTTGCTAAAGAAGAACTGGTTCGGGGAAAAAAGAAAAGGGCAGGTCATAAAGGAGGTCGTGGAGGTGTAAATGCTCCAAAAAGGCGTGCAATAGAGATGGATGGGGGTTGTATTAAACCTGTAGATGAGGACATAAGTGTGCATTTGGGCGATGATTGTGGAGATAATGTGGTTGATGAGGTTGGAATATCAAATGCAGCACATTCTGCCAATATGTCATTGGAACATAATGTTTGTCTCGACAACACATCTATTCATACAAAAGATTATGAGGCTATGGGCAGAGGTGTCAATTTTACACCGCCTTCATTTCGGTTACTATCATCTAGTGACTTTCAGTGGCCACCACAACCAGAGCTAATTAAGGAAAAAGAACAGGCAACAGAGGAACTAGAGCAACAAGTAAATGGTGACACATATGTTCATACAAAAGATGATGATGCTAGGGGAAATGGTGTTGAATTTACACATCCTTCTTTTCAGTTATTGTCATCTACTGACTTTCAGTGGCTACCATTTGAAGAACATGCAAGTCAACTTGAGCAAACAGGAGACCAACAAAATTCAGTACAACCCTTGCAGCCGGAAATACAAGAACAACAACTGCATCTACAAGACCAACAAGAGCCAATACAGGAACAAGAGAAGGTAATGGAGGAACATGATAACTAAATAGTTGAAGATCATCCACTAGAGGAACAAGGACATCCAATGGAGGTAGTGGATCAACAAGCAAATGAAGAGCAACCAATGCATGAACTAGAGCATGATATAGGTGTACACCATCATATGCAGTTGCGGCCTCGCAATGACAAAGGTGTTAGATGTGGTACTAACGGGTGCAAGCAGTATAAAAGGCTCCGGTGAGCATATTCCTTGATATGTTATCTTCCTGTATATTGACTGCATATGCATCTTCCATATCTTTAAACAATTGTgtcatatttaaaaaaaaatatgaaaatatagTATCATACTCTATAATTTAATCCTATTTTTTTACTGGCATTATAAGGATATAAAATAGTAAAAAATTCAACACAAGTAGATCTGTTAGTCTAGGATAACTTATTCCCCCCCCCCTCCTTTGTGATATTGATTATTTTTCAATAATCATATATTTTTGTGCAGGTGGAAATACAAGTAATTGTTGCAGTTTGGAATCAACAGATTATCATCTTCAATTCCCTATCAAGATCCTTCCAGCTTAAAACTTTTTGTTTGGATTAATGTGGATTTTTGTTTATGCCACTAGTATTATATTAGACAAGACATAAATGTTCTATGCATATGTATATGTTTCTTAGATTTATCGATCTTTTAGCTGCTTTTAGTTTCAATATTACATTAAGTAAATATTGCAAATTATGATTATTAGGATCAACTAATATTGCAAATGTTCTACAAGCTTGGTCAATATTATCCGTGTGATACCAAATTTAATGATTATTAGGGAAGTACATACATATGTTGTGCAAGTAGCAAATTCTATTATTATCAGAATTGTTTGAAACTTCTAAAATGACTAGTACTAGTATCAGAAATTCAGAATGATTAGCAGTGTTGCTGTAACAACACTGCTAAGCATGCTCCGGTCTATTCATATGCTTATTTTAACTGACACTTTTGCACAGACCAGAGTAGAATATGAACTTCTATAAACAGCTCTCTGAGCTATCAATCATCAATTTACATCTTACATATGGCACATACTAAACCAACAAACACATATACCAATCTTGCAGCAATCCAACAACCTTCAATGTAATCATCTTAAAATTTACTATATAACAAGTCTCACATAGAACACATAAATTTAAAACCAAACTTTTCATTCATCATCACTAAACATCTGAAATATATACATAGTTAGAGTTGTGCACATAATAAAGACTTGTCAAATACAAGCCAGAGTTGTGCACATAATAAAGACTTGTCAATTTTTCTTGTACTATGTTTACATAGTTACAAATGCTGCCAAAAACCAAATGAGGAGCTACAATTTACTGGAAATAAAAAATAAGAAAACATGGCCTACTATCATCAAATCTTGAGTGCTACAAACCAAGTGAAGTGGTCTTACATCTTTCTCTTCCATTTTGTTCAATTAATTATCCAGAAGAAGTGAGTGTAGCAAAATAAAGACAAGAACGCGATAACCAATAACCATATAAGAAACAAGACCAGTAGGTATTCAGAAGAAGTATCATATACAATCTGAAGTGCCTGATACCCTGAAATGCTTTCTACCTTCCCAACTGTAAAAGAGGTTCATACGTACTCATTCTCTACGAGTCCCTGAAA is a window from the Apium graveolens cultivar Ventura chromosome 1, ASM990537v1, whole genome shotgun sequence genome containing:
- the LOC141680340 gene encoding serine/threonine-protein phosphatase 7 long form homolog → MVPHLIDMHFDGVARLSGIHIDWSLVTALVERWRPETHTFHFPVGECTITLQDVSILLGLRVDGNIMTGSTEFKGGWAKIIHDMFGEAPKENSNDLVGGRLKLSWLSKKFDALADDADNDEVIRHTYAFMLQLIGGVLFTDHQGSQVHCMFIPVIQNLERSSKLSWGSAVLAFLYRELFKACKIGVEEIAGCVLLLQLWAWTRLPTLAPIPRAPCSDNQDIWADVIGPFGLRWCAPKSFSDVSSHVVSVNRLS
- the LOC141720096 gene encoding uncharacterized protein LOC141720096 isoform X1 translates to MFNILDRISLIAKGDLTEDLSTIDALATQGRQLLEYQYSHGLNQDFRCGNRLAKEELVRGKKKRAGHKGGRGGVNAPKRRAIEMDGGCIKPVDEDISVHLGDDCGDNVVDEVGISNAAHSANMSLEHNVCLDNTSIHTKDYEAMGRGVNFTPPSFRLLSSSDFQWPPQPELIKEKEQATEELEQQVNGDTYVHTKDDDARGNGVEFTHPSFQLLSSTDFQWLPFEEHASQLEQTGDQQNSVQPLQPEIQEQQLHLQDQQEPIQEQEKVMEEHDN
- the LOC141720096 gene encoding uncharacterized protein LOC141720096 isoform X2, whose protein sequence is MDFRCGNRLAKEELVRGKKKRAGHKGGRGGVNAPKRRAIEMDGGCIKPVDEDISVHLGDDCGDNVVDEVGISNAAHSANMSLEHNVCLDNTSIHTKDYEAMGRGVNFTPPSFRLLSSSDFQWPPQPELIKEKEQATEELEQQVNGDTYVHTKDDDARGNGVEFTHPSFQLLSSTDFQWLPFEEHASQLEQTGDQQNSVQPLQPEIQEQQLHLQDQQEPIQEQEKVMEEHDN